Proteins encoded within one genomic window of Methanobrevibacter ruminantium:
- the moaC gene encoding cyclic pyranopterin monophosphate synthase MoaC: protein MGEKEFTHLTETGVHMVEVGTKPQQRRTAVASGKIHLQKETIEMIKNAEIKKGNVLTTAQIAGIQAVKKTSDIIPLCHPLNLSGIEIEFDLGEEEITATCECRLTGQTGVEMEAITGVSVALLTIWDMTKAVEKDENGQYPDTKISDIIVLKKEKI, encoded by the coding sequence ATGGGAGAAAAAGAATTTACTCACCTAACTGAAACTGGAGTTCATATGGTGGAAGTTGGAACTAAGCCACAGCAAAGAAGAACTGCAGTGGCAAGCGGAAAGATTCATCTTCAAAAGGAAACAATTGAAATGATCAAGAATGCTGAAATCAAGAAGGGAAATGTATTGACAACTGCTCAAATAGCCGGAATTCAAGCTGTAAAAAAGACATCTGACATTATCCCTCTTTGCCATCCATTGAACTTAAGTGGAATTGAAATAGAATTTGATCTTGGAGAAGAGGAAATCACTGCAACATGCGAATGCAGATTAACTGGTCAAACCGGTGTGGAAATGGAAGCAATCACTGGAGTGAGCGTAGCATTGCTCACCATTTGGGACATGACAAAAGCAGTTGAAAAGGATGAGAACGGACAATATCCAGACACTAAGATTTCTGACATTATAGTTCTTAAGAAAGAAAAAATCTAA